The segment ttacgaatttgtggtgatgtcttttggtcttacgaatgcccctgctgcgttcatgagcttgatgaacgggatttttaagccatatttggacctcttcgtgatcgtatttattgatgatatattgatatactcaaagagcaagaaggaacatgaagaacattTGAGAATAGTATTGGAAacgttgagggagaaaaagctttatgccaagttctctaagtgtgagttttggctagatgcagtgtccttcttggggcacgtggtttctaaggaaggagtgatggtggatccttctaagattgagacagtgaagaattgggtaagacctactaatgtgtcagaaataaggagttttgttgggttagctagctactaccgccgatttgtcaagggattctcttctattgcttcccaattgatgaacttgactaagcagaatgttccattcgtatggtcggacgaatgtgaggaaagcttttagaagctcaagactttgttgactaccgcacctatccttaccttgccagtagaggataagaacttcattgtttattgtgatgcatcctattctggtttgggtgcagtactaatgcaagagaaaagtgtgattgcttatgcttcaaggcaactaaaggtgcatgaacgtaactatccaacccacgatttggaattggctgcggtggtgtttgcattaaagcaatggagacactatttatatggggttaagtgtgaggtctatacggatcatcgtagcctacagtatgtctttacttagaatgatttgaacttgaggcaacggagatggatggagctactaaaggactacgatatcactatcttgtatcatccgggaaaagcgaatgttgtagcggatgctttaagtagaaaggcgggaagcatgagaagtctagctcacttgcaagcttctagacgccctttggctagagaggttcagactctagcaaatgacttgatgagattagaagtaaatgagaagggaggattgttggcttctgtggagccaagatcttcttttcttgacaaaattaagggaaaacagtttgatgatgagaaactaagaagaatccaagataaggcattgcgaggagaggctaaagaagcacaaatcgatgaggaaggtgttttgagaatcaagggaagggtatgtgtgccccgtgttgatgatttgatcaacactattctgacagaagctcatagttcaaggtattctatacatcctggtgcaaccaagatgtatcgtgacctaaaacaacacttttggtggagtagaataaagtgcgatattgttgattttattgccaagtgtccaaactgtcaacaagtaaagtatgaacaccaaaggcccggaggaacacttcagagaatgcccattccagaatggaaatgggaaagaattgcaatggactttgtggttggtcttccaaggacaatgggtaagtatgactccatttgggtgattgttgataggttaactaaatctgctcatttcattccggtaaaggtgacttacaatgcagagaagttggcCAACatctatatctcaaaaatcgttcgattacatggggttccattatccatcatatcagatagaggtacgcagtttacctctaagttttggaaaacattgcatgcggaattgggtactaggttggaccttagtactgcgttccatcctcagaccgatggttagtctgaaaggacgattcaagtgttggaggatatgcttcgtgcatgtgtgatatagtttggtggtcattgggatagcttcctacccttagcggagttttcatacaataatagctatcactcaagcattgatatggctccatttgaagcgttgtatggtaggagatgtaggtctcccattggttggtttgacgcattcgaggttagaccttggggtactgaccttttgagggattcgatagagaaagtgaagtctattcaagaaaagcttctagcggcgcaaagtagacaaaaagaatatgcagatcgaaaggttagagacttagagttcatggagggtgaacaagtcttgttgaaagtttcgccaatgaaaggggtgatgcgatttggaaaaaagggtaagctaagtccaaggtacattggtccctttgaagtactaaagcgagtaggagaggtggcttatgagttagccttgcctccagggctgtccggagtacatccggtatttcatgtgtctatgttgaaaagatatcatggggatggaaactacattatccgttgggattcagttttgcttgatgagaacttgtcttatgaggaggagcctgttgctattttagatagggaagttcgcaagttgaggtcaagagagattgcatccatcaaggtgcaatggaagaatcgaccggttgaagaagccacttgggagaaggaggcggatatgcgagaaaaatacccacatctatttacagatccatgtactccttttcgcccttgttttccttcttgtgatcgttcggggatgaacgatgggtaaattggtatctattgtaacgacctgtttcgtcgttttgagcagcagactttatttctggaaaaacaggttgaggcgacgaacccaacgacggaccgtcatgggcacgacggaccgtcgcagggtctcgtttcaaaacacttagaaaatctgaaattgggtactgaaaatcgactctctgaactttgtgacggaatggcaggacggaccgtcacaggtgtgacggaccgtcacagactcttcagagaaattgtgtctctgaactatgcgacggacagcaggacggaccgtcgcaggcgcgacggcccgtcacagtttgcgtaatcccagttggagtcggatttctggttaagttttaagggacgtttttgactattcttgccttaattataaagttcgtgggtttatattaataactcaaattcttgggggttaaaagaggtaaccctaagttaattagtggggtattattgccatcttttattcttaattatatactaattagggtaaaagaaagagggtttgattgagaaaatagaaagaacaagaagggagagagagaaacgatcgaaaagaagaggaaaaaaacaccaagttttgaggattaactttcttgatttcaattcttcggtggaggtaggttatggttttcatgctttcatagtaaactcttaatagagaatcataggtattggtagtattgtaaaccctactatatgcttaattgtatgtttgcatgaatatgattatgtgattgtgataagataagcatgatgaaaatatcgaatctcaaatcttgaaaagaaactttaatatacattattaatgatgatgccttggtatagaagaaggtttgatgaattaaagtaatgggattgatgatgccttggaatagagaaggcttgatgatttacagaatgatagtagtggatcggagtgtcacgttccgacacatgtaggggatcagagtgtcacgttccaacacatgtaggggatcggagtgtcacgttccgacacatgtaggggatcggagtgtcacgttccgacacatagaattaggggatcggagtgtcacgtaccgacacatagttgtaggggatcggagtgtcacgtaccgacatatgtaggggatcggagtgtcacgttccgacacatagtagtaggggatccgagtgtcacgtaccgacacaagaggaagaaagataatgaatcttgaaagatgataatatattcaatctaatgaacttaattcccaaatgagtatggtattgaggcttaagccctcatggatgaacttgatggtattTATTGACGATTATAGTacctgttgttgctacatgttgagttttatagttgatttatgatattgctcGATATATACTGTTcgctattttgagttgaccgatgatatctactcagtacccgtggtttgtactgacccctacttttatgttttctttttgttatttgtggagtgcagcaaacgttccgtcatcttcaactcagcagtgattatagccagtcttcgtcataccggatattcagggtgagctaatgcttctagcttggactgggtcttcttcttcaagtcttgatgtcttgaacttccggcatggactagcttcttatgtgtttttagtttttagaatattcttagtttagtcatttgatcgtagatgttcttgtgatgatgacttccagattttggggaataatagatgttgaattttagaagttaatgaattggcctttatttaatgagtttaagtcttccgcattactttctggttatattatattgaaacgttaaggtttagattgatttgttcgctcacataggagggaaagtgtgggtgccagtcgcggcccggatttgggtcgtgacacttccATACTTCAAACACTAACCTATCACCACTAGCttcattattataaaattatagttattataaattcccttaaattaaatattcatatttttttaattttttaataccaTGTAACATAGTAAAAGCCAGAATTACGATAACAACCATTTCACAATACAATACTTACTATataatactatattttttttgattactCCTAAAAAGGCACCCACTGCCACATCATATCCCATTGATAACATTAATTGTTGGTAaggaattataataataatatatatatattttcataaaaggCTCTCATCTGGTCAACAAATTGAAAAGGCAAaccattatttttttcctaCCAACTATCCTACTTGTTTTATACATATAGATGATCGAAATTCATGAAACATATATGCAAAGAATGCATTACCTGACGTTCTTAATTTGTTTCTGCCTCCGTCAGTTCCTCCTTTTccctaatttttttatgaattatctaagcactaaaagtgataggttttacccacatattttataaaatataggctaaaagggtatagggtcttaaataaattatcactttagcccataaactattgattaattaacttaagttaaataaatattcaaaaattctaaagaggagctttagggtcattacattatccaccactaaaaatcatgttcgtcctcgaacatagagTAAAAGTAATTACCTGAAGCTtaaaaaagttgaggatatttGGCACGCATGTCAGATTCTGCCTCCCAAGATGCTTCTGTTACTGAacggtgcttccattgcaccttcactgaaacaagctccttggtcctaagctttcggATGTGCCTATCCAatatagctataggctcctcctcatatgtCAAGTCTGGACCTAGCTCCACAGAATCGGGTGAAAACACATGAGTTTCATCCTgaatatacttccgaagcacagagacatggaaaacaggatgaactgctgacaaactaggtggcaaggccaacttataggccacctctcccactcggctcaaaatctcaaaaggtccaatgaacctagggctaagtTTGCCCTTcattccaaacctcatcacacccttcatgggtgatactcggaatcaaacatgatcaccctccataaacaccaaggctctaactctgcggtctgcataactcttttgtCGACTCTAagctgtcaataatctatactaAATCATACGGACTTGCTCCATAGTATCTCTAAGAAAGTCTGTATCCAAAGGGTCCATCTctgccgaatcaaaccaaccaatcggagacctacaccgtcttccatacaacgcctcaaatggggccttatggatactagagtgataactgttattataggcaaactctgctaaatggtaaatgttgatcccatctagcaccaaaatcgattacacacgctcgaagcatatcttccaacacctgaatagtccgctcagattgaccatctgtctgagggtgaaatgccgtactcatatctaactgagtacccagaccatgttgtaatgccttctagaattgagaagtaaatagtgaaccccGATCAGATGATGGAAAttggaactccatgtagtcgcacaataTGACTGATATATAGCTCGACTAACTTCTCTGCCGTATACTTCACCCGAACCGgaataaagtgggcagacttggtcagcctatcaacaataacccatatggagtcataaCCACTCGTTGTGGTAGGAAAAcacacaacaaagtccatagtaatccgctcccacttccaagtaggaataggcatcctgttagatacacccccgggccgctggtgctcacaaTTGACCTGCTGTCAATTCAAACACCTTGAAACAAAGTCtgtaatatctctcttcattccACCCCACCACtaatgctgactcagatcatgatacatcttcgccgctcccggatggatgaaataccgagaacaatgggcctcctcaaggatcaatctaatcaaatcacTTGTCTTGGGCACACAAATCCTGCCTCTGATCCTgaagacaccatcagaatcaaggacaacctccttagcttcccctctcaatattttgtctcgaatgagacataactTTTCATCATTAATTGGTGTGCACGGATCTGCTCGACTAAAGAAAATCGAGCcacaataaaagcaatcatccatCACTCTCCTATGAGATCTGCAatcggacaagactgttagATAACAattgaacttctctagccaatcgTATCTCCTCAATACTAAGAGATGCAAGACTGCCCATGCtatgagtcttcctactcaaagcatcggccacaacattggccttccccggatgatacagaatggtcacatcatagtcattCAGCAACTCAAGCGTTCTCcgctgcctcaagttcaaatctgtCTGACAAAAGATATACTGGAGACTCtgatgatcagtgaagatctcacaatgcactccatacaaataatgacgccataacttaagtacaaataccacagctACCAACTCGAGATCATGAGtaggtagttcttctcatgggacttcaatttcctagaagcataagcaatcactttccccttctgcatcaataCACCACCCAATCCAACTTCTAAAGCATAACAATACACCgtaaagtctacaccctcctcaggtagagtcaacacaggagctgAAGTTAACAATGTCTTGAGTTTTTAAAAGCTCTGCTtacactcatcagaccactgaaaacgcACATcatgtcgagtcaatctagttaatggagctgcaatagtagagaaactatgaacaaatcgtcgataataaCCAGCCAATACCACAAAACTCCGAATCTCAGCAGGTGAAGTAGGTCGCATCCAGCCTTTAACTGCCTCAATTTTtgccggatctactctaatacccttcctggacaccacgtgtcccaagaatgtcaTAGAagtaagccaaaactcacacattgagaacttggcatacaacttgtcttctttcaacctctgaagtacaatccttaGGTGTCGGACATGGTTCTCCTCACTCttggagtaaaccaagatgtcatcgatgaaaacaatcacaaaagaatcaacgtatggtcgaaacaccccattcatcaactccatgaatgatgccctaatcttcaactgatgatacccagacctcaaatcaatcttagagaacaatgatgatCCCTataattgatcaaataagtcgTCAATAcacggaagaggatacttattcttcagtgttactttgttcaactgcctgtaatcaatacacatcctcatagtcccatcctttttcttcaaaaacaatataggggcaccccaaggtgatacactagggcgaataaaacccttactcaatagaTACTacaactgatcctt is part of the Solanum lycopersicum chromosome 1, SLM_r2.1 genome and harbors:
- the LOC138341795 gene encoding uncharacterized protein, which gives rise to MKGVMRFGMKGKLSPRFIGPFEILSRVGEVAYKLALPPSLSAVHPVFHVSVLRKYIQDETHVFSPDSVELGPDLTYEEEPIAILDRHIRKLRTKELVSVKVQWKHRSVTEASWEAESDMRAKYPQLF